The SAR202 cluster bacterium genome includes a region encoding these proteins:
- a CDS encoding alpha-hydroxy-acid oxidizing protein yields the protein MNINNCHNVDDFKKLARKRLPSPIFHYIDGAADDESTYKRNTESFEDCDLVPNVLAGVDNIDISTTVMGQKLSMPLFLSPVALQRLFHYQGERAVGRAAEKFGTMFGISSLGTVSIEEIGATINAPKIFQLYFHKDRGLTNSMIERCEENNFDCLALTVDTIVAGNRERDLVTGFTSPFNLTLKSLVSFATHPQWALRHFTSDKFELSQVKDYVSHGTNIATSVSNYINEMLDQTMNWDDAIAIRKKWKKGFCLKGIMSVEDAKKAVDIGADAIMLSNHGGRQLDGSRSPFDQLQEIVDAVGDKIDVIC from the coding sequence ATGAATATAAATAATTGCCATAATGTTGATGATTTTAAAAAATTAGCAAGGAAAAGATTGCCATCACCTATATTTCATTATATTGATGGTGCAGCTGATGATGAATCTACATATAAGCGTAATACTGAATCATTTGAAGATTGCGATTTGGTGCCAAATGTTTTGGCAGGTGTGGATAATATAGATATCTCAACAACCGTTATGGGGCAAAAATTATCTATGCCATTATTTTTAAGCCCAGTTGCATTACAAAGATTATTTCATTACCAAGGAGAAAGAGCTGTAGGTAGAGCTGCAGAAAAGTTTGGAACAATGTTTGGTATTAGTAGTCTTGGAACTGTGAGTATTGAAGAAATTGGAGCTACTATAAATGCACCCAAAATCTTTCAACTATACTTTCATAAAGACAGAGGATTAACTAATAGTATGATTGAAAGATGTGAGGAAAATAATTTTGATTGTCTTGCTTTAACTGTAGATACTATTGTCGCTGGGAATAGGGAAAGAGATCTTGTAACTGGATTTACTTCTCCCTTTAACCTCACATTAAAAAGCTTAGTTAGTTTTGCAACTCATCCACAATGGGCACTTAGACATTTCACAAGTGATAAGTTTGAATTATCTCAAGTAAAAGATTATGTGAGTCACGGTACAAATATAGCTACAAGTGTTTCAAACTATATTAATGAAATGTTGGATCAGACAATGAATTGGGACGATGCTATTGCTATAAGGAAAAAATGGAAAAAAGGGTTTTGTTTAAAAGGTATTATGAGTGTTGAAGATGCAAAAAAAGCTGTGGACATAGGTGCTGATGCAATAATGCTTAGTAATCATGGAGGACGCCAACTAGATGGATCACGCTCACCTTTTGATCAACTACAAGAAATTGTTGATGCGGTTGGGGATAAAATTGATGTTATTTGC